The proteins below come from a single Notamacropus eugenii isolate mMacEug1 chromosome 7, mMacEug1.pri_v2, whole genome shotgun sequence genomic window:
- the ENTPD5 gene encoding nucleoside diphosphate phosphatase ENTPD5 isoform X2, with protein sequence MARSLIAAFSILVSCVSSTIFHRDQTWFEGVFLSSMCPLNVSMDTMYGIMFDAGSTGTRIHVYTFVQKISEHLPTLEGEIFDSVKPGLSAFADQPKQGAETVQRLLEIAKESIPQSHWRRTPVVLKATAGLRLLPDHKAQALLFEVEEIFKKSPFLVPEDSVSIMDGSYEGILAWVTVNFLTGQLHGQNPKTLGTLDLGGASTQITFLPQFKKTLEQTPSDYLTSFEMFNSTYELYTHSYLGFGLKAARLATLGALDMEAVDGQTFRSSCLPKWLEAEWDFGGVKYHYGGRREGETGFEACYAEVLRVVQGKLHQPDEIRKSSFYAFSYYYDRAVDTDMIDYEKGGILKVKDFEKKAREVCDNLENFTSGSPFLCMDLSYITALLKEGFGFMDSTILQLTKKVNNIETGWALGATFHLLQSLDLSH encoded by the exons ATGGCCAGATCCCTGATTGCAGCCTTTTCCATATTAGTTTCCTGTGTTTCCAGCACTATCTTCCACAGAGACCAGACTTGGTTTGAAGGTGTCTTCTTGTCCTCGATGTGTCCCCTCAATGTTAGCATGGACACCATGTATGGTATCATGTTTGATGCAGGAAGCACTGGAACTCGAATTCATGTTTACACCTTTGTGCAGAAAATATCAG AACACCTTCCAACACTGGAAGGGGAAATCTTTGATTCagtgaaaccaggtctttctgccttTGCAGATCAACCAAAGCAG GGTGCTGAGACTGTTCAAAGACTCTTAGAAATAGCCAAGGAATCAATCCCCCAAAGTCACTGGAGAAGGACCCCAGTGGTGTTAAAAGCTACCGCAGGACTTCGTCTCCTGCCTGATCACAAAGCCCAGGCTCTGCTCTTTGAA GTAGAGGAGATCTTCAAAAAATCACCTTTCCTGGTCCCAGAAGACAGTGTTAGCATCATGGATGGATCCTATGAAG gaatattagCCTGGGTTACTGTGAATTTTCTAACAG GTCAACTGCATGGTCAAAACCCAAAGACCCTTGGGACTCTGGACTTGGGAGGTGCTTCCACTCAAATCACATTCCTGCCCCAATTTAAG AAAACCCTGGAACAAACCCCCAGTGACTATCTCACATCCTTTGAGATGTTCAACAGCACGTATGAGCTCTACACACATAG TTACTTAGGATTTGGACTAAAAGCTGCTAGACTTGCAACCTTGGGAGCCCTGGACATGGAAG CTGTTGATGGACAGACATTCCGAAGTTCCTGTCTACCCAAGTGGTTGGAGGCAGAATGGGATTTTGGGGGAGTGAAATATCATTATGGTGGCAGACGGGAAG GGGAAACAGGGTTTGAGGCCTGCTATGCTGAAGTGCTTCGAGTGGTTCAAGGAAAACTTCACCAGCCAGATGAGATCCGCAAAAGCTCCTTCTATGCCTTTTCTTATTATTATGATAGAGCTGTTGACACAGACATGATTG ATTATGAAAAGGGTGgcattttaaaagtgaaagaCTTTGAGAAAAAAGCCAGGGAAG TGTGTGATAACTTGGAAAATTTTACCTCGGGCAGTCCATTCCTGTGTATGGATCTCAGTTACATAACAGCCTTattaaaggaaggctttgggttCATGGACAGCACTATCTTACAG CTCACAAAGAAAGTGAATAACATAGAGACTGGCTGGGCCCTGGGTGCTACCTTTCATTTACTACAGTCTCTAGACCTTTCTCACTGA
- the ENTPD5 gene encoding nucleoside diphosphate phosphatase ENTPD5 isoform X1, giving the protein MGSVPNRNPDLEERMARSLIAAFSILVSCVSSTIFHRDQTWFEGVFLSSMCPLNVSMDTMYGIMFDAGSTGTRIHVYTFVQKISEHLPTLEGEIFDSVKPGLSAFADQPKQGAETVQRLLEIAKESIPQSHWRRTPVVLKATAGLRLLPDHKAQALLFEVEEIFKKSPFLVPEDSVSIMDGSYEGILAWVTVNFLTGQLHGQNPKTLGTLDLGGASTQITFLPQFKKTLEQTPSDYLTSFEMFNSTYELYTHSYLGFGLKAARLATLGALDMEAVDGQTFRSSCLPKWLEAEWDFGGVKYHYGGRREGETGFEACYAEVLRVVQGKLHQPDEIRKSSFYAFSYYYDRAVDTDMIDYEKGGILKVKDFEKKAREVCDNLENFTSGSPFLCMDLSYITALLKEGFGFMDSTILQLTKKVNNIETGWALGATFHLLQSLDLSH; this is encoded by the exons ATGGGAAGTGTGCCTAACAGGAATCCAG ATCTTGAAGAGAGAATGGCCAGATCCCTGATTGCAGCCTTTTCCATATTAGTTTCCTGTGTTTCCAGCACTATCTTCCACAGAGACCAGACTTGGTTTGAAGGTGTCTTCTTGTCCTCGATGTGTCCCCTCAATGTTAGCATGGACACCATGTATGGTATCATGTTTGATGCAGGAAGCACTGGAACTCGAATTCATGTTTACACCTTTGTGCAGAAAATATCAG AACACCTTCCAACACTGGAAGGGGAAATCTTTGATTCagtgaaaccaggtctttctgccttTGCAGATCAACCAAAGCAG GGTGCTGAGACTGTTCAAAGACTCTTAGAAATAGCCAAGGAATCAATCCCCCAAAGTCACTGGAGAAGGACCCCAGTGGTGTTAAAAGCTACCGCAGGACTTCGTCTCCTGCCTGATCACAAAGCCCAGGCTCTGCTCTTTGAA GTAGAGGAGATCTTCAAAAAATCACCTTTCCTGGTCCCAGAAGACAGTGTTAGCATCATGGATGGATCCTATGAAG gaatattagCCTGGGTTACTGTGAATTTTCTAACAG GTCAACTGCATGGTCAAAACCCAAAGACCCTTGGGACTCTGGACTTGGGAGGTGCTTCCACTCAAATCACATTCCTGCCCCAATTTAAG AAAACCCTGGAACAAACCCCCAGTGACTATCTCACATCCTTTGAGATGTTCAACAGCACGTATGAGCTCTACACACATAG TTACTTAGGATTTGGACTAAAAGCTGCTAGACTTGCAACCTTGGGAGCCCTGGACATGGAAG CTGTTGATGGACAGACATTCCGAAGTTCCTGTCTACCCAAGTGGTTGGAGGCAGAATGGGATTTTGGGGGAGTGAAATATCATTATGGTGGCAGACGGGAAG GGGAAACAGGGTTTGAGGCCTGCTATGCTGAAGTGCTTCGAGTGGTTCAAGGAAAACTTCACCAGCCAGATGAGATCCGCAAAAGCTCCTTCTATGCCTTTTCTTATTATTATGATAGAGCTGTTGACACAGACATGATTG ATTATGAAAAGGGTGgcattttaaaagtgaaagaCTTTGAGAAAAAAGCCAGGGAAG TGTGTGATAACTTGGAAAATTTTACCTCGGGCAGTCCATTCCTGTGTATGGATCTCAGTTACATAACAGCCTTattaaaggaaggctttgggttCATGGACAGCACTATCTTACAG CTCACAAAGAAAGTGAATAACATAGAGACTGGCTGGGCCCTGGGTGCTACCTTTCATTTACTACAGTCTCTAGACCTTTCTCACTGA